From a region of the Toxotes jaculatrix isolate fToxJac2 chromosome 7, fToxJac2.pri, whole genome shotgun sequence genome:
- the LOC121185116 gene encoding ectonucleoside triphosphate diphosphohydrolase 2-like: MGLRYTHIIPAAVLLILSVVGILLVVLPATKVATPPENMYGIVLDAGSSHTSMYIYKWPADKLNDTGIVTQHSECHVKGGGISSYAGVRGGAARSLTECLEQAVKDIPKSRHHQAPLYLGATAGMRLLEMVNATETDRILKEVKSKLRSYPFEFRDAAILSGQQEGAYGWVTVNYLLENFAKYGFVGHWLNPGRDTTGALDLGGASTQITFETSEKVENSANMMELKLYGQTHKLYTHSFLCYGQDQVLRKLMAHLIKTQGVKPEVSHPCYPRQFKISVELGKDIFDSPCTKSYRPAKFDPHMSVTLVGTGDYQNCLDNVKNMFSFDNCSFSKCSFDGVFQPRVRGSFMAFSAFFFTHRYIKSLTNITVTVPSQMETAIQLVCNMTISEMTKKTNQSEKYMKNVCAVSNFIQVLLTQGYKFDKLSLPSISFQKKAGGASVGWALGYMLHLSNMVPAESFGLMTALPSGPWIGILLLFVILLLSAVLYLLVIVRNMRTKEGMV, translated from the exons ATGGGTCTCCGGTACACCCACATCATCCCTGCGGCGGTGCTGCTGATACTGTCCGTAGTCGGGATCCTGCTGGTGGTCCTTCCGGCTACAAAGGTGGCGACGCCTCCCGAAAACATG TATGGAATTGTTCTGGATGCAGGCTCATCACACACCTCCATGTACATCTACAAATGGCCAGCAGACAAGCTAAATGACACGGGTATTGTTACCCAGCACAGCGAGTGTCATGTAAAAG gCGGAGGGATATCCAGCTATGCAGGTGTTCGTGGTGGTGCAGCAAGAAGTCTGACGGAGTGTCTGGAGCAAGCTGTGAAGGACATCCCCAAGTCCAGACACCACCAGGCCCCACTATATCTGGGAGCCACTGCAGGCATGAGGCTCTTGGA AATGGTCAATGCCACGGAGACAGATCGGATACTGAAGGAAGTGAAAAGCAAACTGCGGTCTTACCCTTTCGAGTTCAGAGACGCAGCCATCCTGAGCGGACAGCAGGAAGGGGCATATGGCTGGGTCACTGTCAATTACTTACTTGAAAACTTTGCCAAG TATGGTTTTGTCGGGCACTGGCTGAATCCAGGCAGAGACACAACCGGAGCTTTGGATTTAGGCGGCGCTTCCACTCAGATTACTTTTGAGACCTCGGAAAAGGTGGAGAACAGTGCTAACATGATGGAGCTGAAGCTTTATGGACAAACTCACAAACTATACACCCACAGCTTCCTATGCTATGGCCAAGACCAGGTCCTGAGGAAACTGATGGCTCATCTTATCAAG ACTCAAGGTGTGAAGCCCGAAGTGTCCCACCCCTGCTATCCACGACAATTCAAGATTTCTGTGGAGCTGGGGAAGGACATCTTTGATTCTCCGTGTACTAAGAGCTACAGACCAGCCAAGTTTGACCCCCACATGTCTGTAACACTAGTGGGCACAGGAGATTACCAGAACTGCCTGGACAATGTAAAAAACATGTTCTCCTTCGACAACTGCTCTTTCTCCAAGTGCTCCTTTGATGGAGTCTTCCAGCCCAGAGTGAGAGGAAGCTTCATG GCTTTTTCCGCCTTCTTCTTCACTCACAGATACATCAAAAGCCTCACCAACATCACCGTTACGGTCCCCAGTCAAATGGAGACAGCAATCCAACTTGTCTGCAACATGACCATCTCTGAG ATGACTAAAAAGACAAACCAGTCAGAGAAATACATGAAGAACGTCTGCGCCGTCTCCAATTTCATCCAGGTCCTCTTAACGCAGGGCTACAAATTCGACAAGCTctcccttccctccatctctttccagAAAAAG GCAGGAGGAGCGTCTGTCGGCTGGGCTTTGGGATACATGCTGCACCTGAGCAACATGGTACCAGCAGAGAGCTTCGGACTGATGACGGCTCTGCCCTCAGGGCCCTGGATtggcatcctcctcctcttcgtcatcctcctcctcagcgCAGTGCTATACTTACTGGTAATTGTCAGAAACATGAGAACTAAGGAAGGAATGGTGTAA